Genomic DNA from Gimesia aquarii:
TTGTGATCACCCATCTCACTGAAGTCGTTCGAGAACACAGCAGTGAATTATTAACGAGAGAGCAGGTACATGCCCTCGTTGAGAATTTGAAAGAAAGCTCTCCTAAAGTCGTCGAAGAACTCATTCCAGATGTCTTGAAAATTTCACAAGTACAGCACGTGCTTTCGAATTTGTTACGTGAACGCGTTCCCATTCGTGATCTGGAAACGATTTTGCAATCATTAGGTGACTATGCAGATCGAACGAAGGAACCAATGATTCTGACCGAGTATGTTCGAAACGGCCTGGCACGTACGATTTGCCAGCATTACCGTGATAGTAAACGGTTAATGCGAGTCGTGACTCTCGATCCCGAATTGGAAGATGTTCTCATGTCGGGTATCGATTACAACGAACATGGTTTAGTCATCAAGTTAGCTCCACAGACAGGCGAAATGATTACACAGGCGATTGCCGATCACATCGAATCTCTGGTTGAAGCAGGCGGACATCCGATTGTTTTATGTAACCCACAAATCAGAGCCGGTTTGAAACAGATCACAGCACCCTTATTACCACGTCTGGTAGTCTTAAGTTTAAATGAAGTAACCCGCGATACCGATGTTGAGGCAATCGGACAAGTTTCCGCGAGCCATCTCAAAACAGAAGCAGCCGTGGGAGCAGCTTGAACAAAGAAATAACACAAACAATAGCGAACGTAATTTAAAACTGAGACTTAGAGTCTAATAATCATAAAACGAGATACGTACTGGTAAGTTAAGTAGAGGAAACGTGAATTATGTCAGATGTTCGCACTTTTAAAGCGGAATCAATGCAGGACGCTTTGAACCTTGTTCGCCAAGAGATGGGCAGTGATGCTGTCATTTTGCAAACCAAACAGATTCCGGGGCGAAAAAGTCTACTGCCCTGGTCAAAATCTAAGGAAGAGTATGAAATCACAGCTGGGCTGGGTATTAATGTGCGGACACCTTCTGCAGTTCAGAAAAAGACGCGCTCTGCTGGAGTACGACACCGGGCATCTAATCTGAAACCGGTACAAAGTCATTCTGAATCAGCTGCGTTACCAGAAACCTCTTATCAGAATACACCCTCTGTCCGCCAGAATGAAACGCCAAATACTCGACATGAGCGTAATAGTTTTGCACCACGCGGGCGGTTTGATCAGCGGGCTCATCAGAATCCAGCGCCTCACAACAAGTTTGAACAGATTCAACAAAGAAAAACAGAACATGAACCCTACGACCCCACAAAACAATTTGAAGAAAAGCTGAATGCAATTCAAGAGATGCTGGAATCATTAGATCGACGTACCCGCTCTCAGCACTCAACAGATGTGCCTACTGAGCTGTTTCATATTTATACAGATCTGATTGATGCAGAAGTTGATGAAACTATTGCCCATCTATTGATTTCAAGACTCAAAGAGAATTCGACTCCTGAACAATTAAAGGATGTATCTGCCAGTAAATCGCTTTTGGCAGCTATGATTGAATCGCAGTTAGCAAGTGCACCACCGATTCGACCTGTTTCCGGTCAACGAAAAGTCGTGGCCTTAGTAGGACCAACGGGAGTCGGCAAAACAACGACGATTGCCAAACTGGCTGCTAATTTTCGGTTACGCGACAATATCAAGATGGGGCTCGTGACCGTAGATACCTATCGGATCGCTGCCGTCGAACAGTTACGTACATACGCTGAGATTATTGATCTTCCGATGAAAGTGGTCAGCAATCCTCAAGAGATGCAGCAAGCTTTGGATGAAATGGTTGGCTTGGATCTGGTTCTTGTAGATACAGCAGGGAGAAGTCCCAGTGATGATCTTAAAATTCAAGAGCTGGAACAATTATTTCGTGAAGTACCTATCGATGAAGTGTCACTGGTAATGAGTATGACCTCGAGTCTCAGAAGCCTGGAAGCCATTGCCAAACGATTTCAAGTTGCCAATCCCACGTCAATGATTCTGACCAAGCTCGATGAAGCCCCTGTGATGGGCGGTCTCCTTACACTAAGCCAGAATACAAAACTACCGATTCGATATCTGACGACAGGACAGGATGTGCCCGATGATATTGAGCCCGCGAATGCTGCCCGAATGGCACGTTTAATTTTGGGAGAAGATCGGTTGTTATGAGGTGCAGACTTTTCGGATTCGGTTTTTAGAAGTTCGACAACAAATCATTTTTAACAGTTATTCAACATGCGTTTAAGATAGAAGGTGAGTCAGATGGCTCCAACCGTCAACGAGTTCAATTTGAATCATGCTGAAATAAGTTCCACTGTCCCGTCAACTGCAGTGCAGCGACAACCTTTCGTATCGCGAGGAGATCAGGCGAATGTTCTGCGCGATTTAATGGATAAACGACAACCGGGGATCATTGAGAATGTGAAAACCAGTGATTGTCGTACGATTGCGGTTTGCAGCGGAAAAGGAGGCGTTGGTAAATCAATTACTTCCTTGAATCTGGCATTAGCATTGGCTCAGTCCGGAGCATCAGTTTGTCTGATGGACGTGAATCTGGCATTGGGTAATATTGATTTACTTTGTCGATTAAACGGTTATTGGAATCTGTCTCATGTTGTGAGTGGAGCGCGTTCTCTCAAAGAAATTCAATTACAAGGCCCATTAGGAATCAGTGTGGTAACAGGGGCCAGTGGACTAACAGATCTCGCGGATTGTTCAGAAGCAGTTCGCAAAGATGTACTGGGACAAATGCAGGAACTTGAGGCCACACACGATTATTTGATTTTAGATAATGGGACGGGTATTCATCGGAGTATTAGAGAGTTTGTCATTTCTGCCGATGATGTGTTGATTGTAACAACTCCTGAGCCAACGGCGATTGCCGATGCTTATGCTACGATCAAATCATTATCCACAATTGAGTCACTGGAAATACAAGCCCTCATCAATCAATGCACTTCTGCTGACCAGGCTGAAAACGTATTCCTACAATTAAAGAAAACAACCGAACTATTTTTACATGCTGGTTTAAGTCTGGCAGGTCAGATTCCCCATGACATGAATGTTGTCCAGTCTGTCTACGATCGGGACCCGTTTATGTTAAGCCATCCAGGTTGTCCTGCAGCAGAAGCAATCAATCGATTGTCCCAACATTTAATCGATCAGAATAAAACAAAAGAACATAAATGCAAACAAGAGTCTTACTTTCCGCGGCTTTGGAGGCGCTTGCTTGGTGAAGCCGCATAATTCTCAGGAAACAAAGACAGAATAAGCAGAAAACAGTCTCTCTCATCTCTCATGTTTTCTTTTATTCTCCATTCCTGAGTCACATCACTTACTAATACCTTAACAATTCATTTTCTATCTGCCGTTAGACGTTTCGTCTGATGAGCGGTAATTCAACTACTGGTAGATCCTATAGTTAGGGCTCTACCACACGGTTCGATTTACGTAGAGTGCAAAATGAAATGTTAGTTTTTAACGATTAATTAAATTGTAGGAGAAAGGTTAAATATTCTGAAGCAGGGAGCCGATATCAAAAGATAGAGAAGCGAAGGTCTCTTCAGAGTGAAGTGAAACTTCGATTGGAAAGCTTTTTCAAACACTATCTGGGATGATTCTGTGGCCCTGCATTATGCATTTCGATTATCGCTAATCGCTTTTGCGACTGAATCAGTCAGAGGGATTTTCTCTCATGCTGATTTTATTAGTGCGATTCAATCCGCATTTTTGGCTGCAGTCATATTTTTTTGTCTTGGTCTGATGTTAGGAGAAGTCGCCACTCGTTTGGTTGAAGAATCATCACGAGCGAGTTTTGAAAAATGGAAAAACAATCTTGATTAAATATTAAAATTTTTAGCAATTATGCTTTTCATTTGAATAGTTTGAAAAGACTGTAAGTTGATCACGGAGGAGTAAATGGCCATCAAAGCCAGTGAAGAAATCGCAGAAATCTGGAAGGTATTCAAGCAGGATCAATCCAACCAGGAGTTGCGTAATAGGCTAATCGAGCAATATGTTCCCTTAGTTCGTTATAATGCAGAGCGAGTATGGGCCAAGCTGCCTGAAGGGGTAGATTTGAACGACTTGATTTCGGCTGGTGTGTTTGGATTGATGGATGCGATTAATGCATTCGATCTGGAACGAGGAGTCAAGTTTGAAACTTACTGCGTGCCTCGAATCCGTGGTGCAATGTTAGACGAATTGCGTACGATGGACTGGGTGCCTCGTCTGGTTCGGAGTAAAGCCAGTAAGCTGGAAGCGGCTCGAAAAGCGGCTGAAGCAGAACATGGTCGTCCCCCGGCAGATGAAGAAATTGCAGGGAAAATGCAATTGTCGCGCAAAGAGTTCGACAAACTCAAAAATGAAGCGAACGCCGTCGGTCTGGTAAGCTTGAATAAAAAATGGTATGAAACCGACAGCTACAAAGATGTCCGTGAAGTGGATATTCTCCAGGATGCGAAGGGCGAAGATCCTACTAAAAGTATCCAGAAACGAGATCTAATGCGTTTGGTCACCAAAGGGTTGAACCGAAACGAACGTTTGATAATCATCCTTTATTACTATGAAGAATTGACGATGAAAGAGATTGGCAGCACTTTGGGGCTCTCTGAATCTCGTGTCAGTCAAATGCATTCCAGCATTGTCAACCGCTTGAAAGAACAGTTGGGTCGAAGACGTCCTGAGTTTGCTTAATACAGCTTGTCAAAATAAAGATACACATCAGGCCTCCATGCGAATGGAGGTCTTTTTTTACGTACACTGTTCTCTCAGGCGAGTTCAATTTCAAAAAACCTGACAGTTATCGACTCTAATACTCGAAATTGGAACCGGATTAGATTTAGAATAAACGGCGTCATTAGACGCCGATTCCGGATTAGCGGTTTTCTAGATCGCTTTTGATTTTACTTACTTCAGATAGACAGTCAGGGCTACGGTTCATTCATGGATGTTTCTCAAATCGAAGATTACTATCATCGCTCACTGACCGAAGTGGGAAAAGCGCTCATGGGTCAGGAAGATTTGGTGGAAGGAGTTTTGATTGCCTTATTTTGTGAAGGAAATGTACTGATCGAGGGTGTCCCCGGACTTGGTAAAACTCTCCTCGTGAACGCCCTCAGTCGTGCTTTATCTTGTCAGTTTAAACGTATTCAGTTCACACCTGATTTAATGCCTTCGGATATTACCGGGCATTCCGTGTACGACATGCATGAGAAAACTTTCACGTTCAACCAGGGGCCCTTGTTTACCAATCTGCTTCTGGCAGATGAAGTCAATCGCGCTCCTGCCAAAACACAGTCTGCGCTTCTGGAAGCGATGCAGGAACGGCAGGTATCCGTCGATGGAAATACATATCAGTTGGAACGTCCTTTTCTGACGATTGCCACTCAGAATCCTTTGGAACAGGAAGGAACGTATCCCCTGCCGGAGGCACAACTGGACCGGTTCATGTTCAAACTCATCGTGGACTATCCGACACAGGACCAGGAAAACGAGATCCTTAATTTGTATGCTAGCGGTAAAGATAATCGCAATCTCGATAGTTTTGGTATCGAGCCAGTTCTTAACATGGAAACAATTTTGGCCATACAGAAACGTGCGACAGAAATTATTGTAGAGCCTTCGATCATTCAATACATCACATCAATTGTCTCGCGTACGAGAGGCTGGCATACAATTGAAGTGGGAGCCAGTCCACGTGCCAGTGTGAACCTGCTGATTGGAACACGTGTGTTGGCTGCGTGCCGGGGACGAGATTTTGTTGTTCCCGATGATGTCAAAGAGCTGTCGTTACCTGTGATTCGCCATCGAATTCGTCTGCATCCCGAAGCGGAAATTGAGGGCATTGATGTCGATGATGTTATCCGGGAAATTCTGGAGAGTGTCGAGGCCCCTCGCCAATGATGCCACGTCTTTCACTTTTGTTTTTGTTTGCGACTGCCATCATCCCGTTTGCACTGGCAACCGTCTGGCCTATGGCAGAGCAAGTGGGCATTTTGATTTGTCTGGGAGCATTCCTGCTGGCATTGGTCGACCTGGTCATCACGCCTTCATTACTGGCAATTGAAGTTCATCGTGATGTCAATGAAGTGCTTAGTGTTGGAACGGCTAACAGTGTGAAGCTCTGGTTTACGAATCGAGGCTCGGTTCCCTTGAAGATTAATGTACACGATGAGCCGCCGACTCCCTGTCATTACACTGATCTGCCATTTGAAATCGAACTGTTTCCGAATAAGCATCAATACAGTATCTATCATGTGGAACCGCATCACAGAGGCAACAATCGGTTTCGTCGCGTTTTTCTGCAAATGAAAA
This window encodes:
- the flhF gene encoding flagellar biosynthesis protein FlhF, translated to MSDVRTFKAESMQDALNLVRQEMGSDAVILQTKQIPGRKSLLPWSKSKEEYEITAGLGINVRTPSAVQKKTRSAGVRHRASNLKPVQSHSESAALPETSYQNTPSVRQNETPNTRHERNSFAPRGRFDQRAHQNPAPHNKFEQIQQRKTEHEPYDPTKQFEEKLNAIQEMLESLDRRTRSQHSTDVPTELFHIYTDLIDAEVDETIAHLLISRLKENSTPEQLKDVSASKSLLAAMIESQLASAPPIRPVSGQRKVVALVGPTGVGKTTTIAKLAANFRLRDNIKMGLVTVDTYRIAAVEQLRTYAEIIDLPMKVVSNPQEMQQALDEMVGLDLVLVDTAGRSPSDDLKIQELEQLFREVPIDEVSLVMSMTSSLRSLEAIAKRFQVANPTSMILTKLDEAPVMGGLLTLSQNTKLPIRYLTTGQDVPDDIEPANAARMARLILGEDRLL
- a CDS encoding P-loop NTPase, whose product is MAPTVNEFNLNHAEISSTVPSTAVQRQPFVSRGDQANVLRDLMDKRQPGIIENVKTSDCRTIAVCSGKGGVGKSITSLNLALALAQSGASVCLMDVNLALGNIDLLCRLNGYWNLSHVVSGARSLKEIQLQGPLGISVVTGASGLTDLADCSEAVRKDVLGQMQELEATHDYLILDNGTGIHRSIREFVISADDVLIVTTPEPTAIADAYATIKSLSTIESLEIQALINQCTSADQAENVFLQLKKTTELFLHAGLSLAGQIPHDMNVVQSVYDRDPFMLSHPGCPAAEAINRLSQHLIDQNKTKEHKCKQESYFPRLWRRLLGEAA
- a CDS encoding FliA/WhiG family RNA polymerase sigma factor, whose product is MAIKASEEIAEIWKVFKQDQSNQELRNRLIEQYVPLVRYNAERVWAKLPEGVDLNDLISAGVFGLMDAINAFDLERGVKFETYCVPRIRGAMLDELRTMDWVPRLVRSKASKLEAARKAAEAEHGRPPADEEIAGKMQLSRKEFDKLKNEANAVGLVSLNKKWYETDSYKDVREVDILQDAKGEDPTKSIQKRDLMRLVTKGLNRNERLIIILYYYEELTMKEIGSTLGLSESRVSQMHSSIVNRLKEQLGRRRPEFA
- a CDS encoding AAA family ATPase: MDVSQIEDYYHRSLTEVGKALMGQEDLVEGVLIALFCEGNVLIEGVPGLGKTLLVNALSRALSCQFKRIQFTPDLMPSDITGHSVYDMHEKTFTFNQGPLFTNLLLADEVNRAPAKTQSALLEAMQERQVSVDGNTYQLERPFLTIATQNPLEQEGTYPLPEAQLDRFMFKLIVDYPTQDQENEILNLYASGKDNRNLDSFGIEPVLNMETILAIQKRATEIIVEPSIIQYITSIVSRTRGWHTIEVGASPRASVNLLIGTRVLAACRGRDFVVPDDVKELSLPVIRHRIRLHPEAEIEGIDVDDVIREILESVEAPRQ